Proteins encoded together in one Deltaproteobacteria bacterium PRO3 window:
- a CDS encoding sodium-translocating pyrophosphatase — MKFFKDLKAARPLFALLAFCALILVGGAAHASEAELVLPDLSSVSFLGVNGHDLLLYGLGICGLGLVFGLVIYSQVKGLPVHQSMKDISELIYETCKTYLITQGKFILLLEVFIGIIIWVYFYNLRHFSIDKVAMILVFSLIGIAGSYGVAWFGIRINTLANSRAAFASLKGKPFPVYAIPLKAGMSIGMLLIATELVMMLCILLFIPADYAGPCFIGFAIGESLAASALRIAGGIFTKIADIGSDLMKIVFNIKEDDARNPGVIADCTGDNAGDSVGPTADGFETYGVTGVALITFILLAVPEAVTQIQLLVWIFAMRIVMILASGMSYLLNEAYAKARFGNADKMNFESPLTSLVWVTSIVSLALTYVVSYLLIPDLGDGTLWWKLSTIITCGTIAGALIPEMIKIFTSTESGHVREVVTASREGGASLNVLSGLIAGNFSAYWMGLVIVALMAAAYGVSAMGIGSLMAAPAVFAFGLVAFGFLGMGPVTIAVDSYGPVTDNAQSVYELSTIENLPNIKEEIKRDYGFDVKFDKAKDLLEENDGAGNTFKATAKPVLIGTAVVGAATMIFSIIFLLTGGLKTGIENLSLLHPPFLLGLITGGAIIYWFTGASMQAVSTGAYRAVEFIKANIKLEGSEKASIADSKKVVAICTQYAQKGMFNIFLTVFFSTLAFACIEPFFFVGYLISIALFGLYQAIFMANAGGAWDNAKKVVEVELKEKGSALHAATVVGDTVGDPFKDTSSVALNPIIKFTTLFGLLAVELAIELPRNTSAILAGVFFVLSTIFVIRSFYGMRIKSGEAAHA, encoded by the coding sequence ATGAAATTTTTTAAAGATTTAAAGGCCGCTCGGCCCTTGTTCGCACTCCTGGCCTTCTGCGCCCTGATCCTGGTTGGCGGTGCCGCCCACGCCAGCGAGGCGGAGCTCGTCCTCCCGGACTTGAGCTCGGTCAGCTTCCTGGGGGTCAACGGACACGACCTGCTCCTCTACGGACTCGGCATCTGCGGACTCGGCCTCGTCTTCGGTTTGGTCATCTACTCCCAAGTCAAGGGCCTTCCGGTCCACCAGTCCATGAAGGACATCTCCGAGCTGATCTACGAAACCTGCAAGACCTACCTGATCACCCAGGGCAAGTTCATCCTGCTCCTCGAGGTCTTCATCGGCATCATTATATGGGTCTATTTCTATAATCTGCGGCACTTCTCGATCGACAAGGTCGCGATGATCCTGGTGTTCAGCTTGATCGGCATCGCCGGCAGCTACGGAGTCGCCTGGTTCGGCATCCGCATCAACACCCTGGCCAACTCCCGCGCTGCCTTCGCCAGCCTCAAGGGCAAGCCCTTCCCGGTCTACGCCATTCCGCTGAAGGCCGGCATGAGCATCGGCATGTTGCTGATCGCCACCGAGCTGGTCATGATGCTCTGCATCCTGCTCTTCATCCCGGCCGACTACGCCGGGCCCTGCTTCATCGGTTTCGCGATCGGCGAGTCCTTGGCCGCCTCGGCGCTCCGCATCGCGGGCGGCATTTTCACCAAGATCGCCGACATCGGCTCCGACCTGATGAAGATCGTCTTCAACATCAAGGAAGACGACGCGCGCAACCCCGGCGTCATCGCGGACTGCACCGGCGACAACGCGGGCGACTCGGTCGGCCCCACGGCGGACGGCTTCGAGACCTACGGCGTCACCGGCGTCGCGCTGATCACCTTCATCCTCTTGGCGGTCCCCGAGGCTGTGACGCAGATCCAGCTCTTGGTCTGGATCTTCGCCATGCGCATCGTGATGATCCTGGCGAGCGGCATGTCCTACCTGCTCAACGAGGCCTACGCCAAGGCCCGCTTCGGCAACGCCGACAAGATGAACTTCGAATCGCCCCTCACCTCGCTGGTGTGGGTCACCTCCATCGTCTCGCTGGCCCTGACCTACGTCGTCTCCTACCTGCTGATCCCCGACCTGGGGGACGGAACCCTGTGGTGGAAGCTCTCGACGATCATCACCTGCGGCACCATCGCGGGCGCGCTCATCCCCGAGATGATCAAGATCTTCACCTCGACCGAGTCGGGCCACGTCCGCGAAGTCGTCACCGCCTCCCGCGAGGGCGGCGCCTCGCTCAACGTCCTCTCGGGCCTGATCGCGGGCAACTTCAGCGCTTACTGGATGGGCCTGGTCATCGTCGCCCTGATGGCCGCCGCCTACGGCGTCAGCGCCATGGGCATCGGCTCGCTGATGGCCGCCCCGGCGGTCTTCGCCTTCGGTCTGGTCGCCTTCGGCTTCCTGGGCATGGGACCGGTCACGATCGCGGTCGACTCCTACGGACCGGTCACCGACAACGCCCAATCGGTCTACGAGCTCTCGACCATCGAAAACCTCCCCAACATCAAGGAAGAGATCAAGCGGGACTACGGCTTCGACGTCAAGTTCGACAAGGCCAAGGACCTGCTCGAGGAAAACGACGGCGCCGGCAACACCTTCAAGGCCACCGCCAAGCCCGTGCTCATCGGCACCGCGGTGGTCGGCGCGGCGACCATGATCTTCTCGATCATCTTCCTGCTGACCGGCGGGCTCAAGACGGGCATCGAGAACCTCTCGCTCCTGCACCCGCCCTTCCTGCTGGGCCTGATCACCGGCGGCGCCATCATCTATTGGTTCACCGGCGCCTCCATGCAGGCGGTCTCCACCGGCGCCTACCGCGCGGTCGAGTTCATCAAGGCCAACATCAAGCTGGAAGGCAGCGAAAAAGCCTCGATCGCCGACAGCAAGAAGGTCGTCGCGATCTGCACCCAGTACGCGCAGAAGGGGATGTTCAACATCTTCCTGACGGTCTTCTTCAGCACCCTGGCCTTCGCCTGTATCGAACCTTTCTTCTTCGTCGGCTACCTGATCTCCATCGCGCTGTTCGGCCTCTATCAAGCCATCTTCATGGCCAACGCCGGCGGCGCCTGGGACAACGCGAAGAAGGTCGTCGAGGTCGAATTGAAGGAAAAGGGCTCGGCCCTGCACGCCGCGACCGTCGTCGGCGACACGGTCGGCGACCCCTTCAAGGACACCTCCTCGGTGGCGCTCAACCCGATCATCAAGTTCACCACGCTGTTCGGCCTCTTGGCCGTCGAGCTGGCGATCGAGCTGCCGCGCAACACCAGCGCCATCCTGGCGGGGGTCTTCTTCGTGCTCTCGACGATCTTCGTCATCCGCTCCTTCTACGGGATGCGGATCAAGTCGGGAGAAGCGGCGCACGCTTAA
- a CDS encoding alpha/beta hydrolase, which translates to MKRLSHWFCFGLSLVLLSACPKPKEGAQTLTLPDGGKIVYETKGSGDATLLFIHCWSCNRRYWDSAMAELSKNYRVVALDLRGHGESDRGRKDLKVADLARDVDALIKQLKLNNVVLVGSSMGGSISLAAAKDNPGTVVGVVCVDTLQNVEMKTPEDLREGFIKSLEQDFRAGLAKFMPMVFAKDADPKLIAWAVEQASKTDPQAAVSLIKDLFSLDLASWMSAVKVPIRCLNSDSSPPLGLKTSVEVNRKYADFDVVELQGSGHLPQLERPEEFNRKLRETVEGLVKK; encoded by the coding sequence ATGAAAAGATTATCTCATTGGTTCTGTTTCGGACTCTCGCTCGTCCTGCTCTCGGCCTGCCCCAAACCCAAAGAAGGCGCCCAAACCCTGACCCTGCCCGACGGGGGTAAGATCGTCTACGAGACCAAGGGCTCCGGCGACGCCACCCTGCTCTTCATCCACTGCTGGTCCTGCAACCGCCGTTATTGGGACTCAGCCATGGCCGAGCTGTCCAAGAACTACCGGGTGGTCGCACTCGACCTGCGGGGCCACGGCGAGTCCGACCGCGGCCGGAAAGACCTGAAGGTCGCGGACTTGGCCCGGGACGTCGACGCGCTCATCAAACAGCTGAAATTGAATAATGTCGTGTTGGTCGGATCCTCGATGGGCGGGAGCATCTCGCTGGCGGCGGCCAAGGACAACCCCGGAACCGTGGTAGGCGTGGTCTGCGTCGACACCCTGCAAAACGTCGAGATGAAAACGCCTGAGGACTTGCGGGAAGGGTTCATCAAATCCCTGGAACAGGACTTTCGCGCCGGCCTGGCGAAGTTCATGCCGATGGTCTTCGCCAAGGACGCCGACCCCAAGCTGATCGCCTGGGCCGTCGAGCAGGCCTCGAAGACCGACCCGCAGGCCGCGGTCTCCCTCATCAAAGACCTCTTCTCGCTGGATTTGGCGTCCTGGATGTCGGCCGTCAAGGTCCCGATCCGCTGCCTCAATTCGGACTCGAGTCCGCCCTTGGGCCTCAAGACCTCGGTCGAGGTCAACCGCAAGTACGCAGACTTCGACGTCGTCGAGCTTCAGGGCTCGGGGCACCTGCCGCAGCTGGAGAGGCCCGAGGAATTCAACCGCAAGCTGCGCGAGACCGTCGAGGGCCTTGTGAAAAAATAA
- a CDS encoding DUF4070 domain-containing protein: MKIHLVNPAFPDTFWGFRHVREYGYRYAMANLALPTVAALTPREHDVTIRDENVAPLDFDVAADLIGITGFNIQSARMFEIAAEFRRRGKTVVMGGPYASLCPEDCAPHVDHLIVGEAERIWPQFLADFAAGRAERRYVETEKVDLALSPTPRWDLLDFKHYGRIPVQTTRGCPFDCEFCDVIVYLGRKVRQKSPDRIAAELEAVYPHVHAAGRDSIFFADDNFIGNKAHARAVCRRLIEVNRGFPRPLRFSTQVTINLAQDKELLELMAEAGFHSVFIGIETPKTENLLEVHKVQNTRRDLIADIKMIQSYGIFVWAGMIVGFDHDGPEAFREQLDFINESDIPISMTGMLNAPANTPLWHRLQKEGRLLEGYQYRDQADTNIVPKLLGKEELRAGYVRLMNDLYSYENYGKRLCGTLAAIRRPPTKRRKKFSAQHAAYNLQRLWTLLRYYLLTGSRERRRYFFRVLRQIAKTNPAYLKEALWHLALHKHFYRYSRILAERLDLDPNHAPWAMQEGFARAKGA; this comes from the coding sequence ATGAAGATCCATCTCGTCAATCCCGCCTTTCCCGACACCTTCTGGGGCTTTCGCCATGTCCGCGAATACGGCTACCGCTACGCGATGGCCAACCTCGCCCTGCCCACCGTCGCGGCCCTCACGCCCCGCGAGCACGACGTAACGATCCGCGACGAGAACGTCGCACCGCTCGACTTCGACGTCGCGGCCGATCTCATCGGCATCACGGGATTCAACATCCAATCCGCCCGCATGTTCGAGATCGCGGCCGAGTTTCGGCGCCGCGGCAAGACGGTCGTGATGGGCGGACCCTATGCCTCGCTATGCCCCGAGGACTGCGCCCCGCACGTCGATCACCTGATCGTCGGCGAGGCGGAACGCATCTGGCCCCAATTTCTGGCCGATTTCGCCGCCGGCCGCGCCGAGCGACGCTATGTGGAGACCGAGAAGGTCGACTTAGCCCTCTCGCCGACGCCCCGTTGGGACCTGCTCGACTTCAAGCATTACGGCCGCATCCCCGTGCAGACGACGCGCGGATGCCCCTTCGACTGCGAATTTTGCGACGTCATCGTCTACCTGGGACGCAAGGTACGGCAGAAGAGTCCCGACCGGATCGCGGCGGAGCTGGAGGCCGTCTATCCCCACGTCCATGCCGCCGGTCGGGACTCCATTTTCTTCGCCGACGACAACTTCATCGGCAACAAGGCCCACGCGCGGGCCGTCTGCCGAAGGCTGATCGAGGTCAACCGCGGCTTTCCGCGCCCCCTGCGCTTCTCGACGCAGGTGACGATCAACCTGGCCCAGGACAAGGAGCTCCTCGAACTGATGGCGGAGGCGGGCTTCCACAGCGTCTTCATCGGGATCGAGACGCCCAAGACGGAGAACCTCCTCGAAGTCCACAAGGTGCAGAACACCCGGCGCGACCTGATCGCCGATATCAAGATGATTCAGTCCTACGGCATTTTCGTCTGGGCGGGGATGATCGTCGGCTTCGATCACGACGGGCCCGAGGCCTTCCGGGAGCAGCTCGATTTCATCAACGAGAGCGACATCCCGATCTCGATGACGGGCATGCTCAACGCCCCCGCCAACACGCCGCTCTGGCACCGCCTCCAGAAGGAGGGGCGCCTGTTAGAGGGCTACCAGTACCGGGACCAGGCGGACACGAACATCGTCCCGAAACTCCTTGGCAAGGAGGAGCTACGCGCCGGCTACGTGCGCCTGATGAACGATCTCTACTCCTACGAGAACTACGGCAAGCGCCTCTGCGGCACCCTAGCGGCGATCCGCCGGCCGCCGACGAAGCGCCGCAAGAAATTCTCCGCGCAGCACGCGGCCTACAATCTCCAACGGCTTTGGACACTTTTGCGATACTACCTCCTAACAGGTAGCCGCGAGCGGCGGCGATACTTCTTTCGGGTCTTGCGGCAAATCGCCAAAACCAACCCGGCTTACCTCAAGGAAGCCCTTTGGC